A portion of the Cryptomeria japonica chromosome 5, Sugi_1.0, whole genome shotgun sequence genome contains these proteins:
- the LOC131064091 gene encoding ankyrin repeat-containing protein At5g02620 yields MVSEYKKFEKMTRMDKNIFHAAKKGDLKALQECSREHVTQGLTFEGNTALHIAARGGHLEVVKWLLALKLCSAGARNRDKNTPLHEAGKNGNSEVVRILLRYKKCCVYRRNQFGETALIIASEHGHIDAAKLLLEATPLFLVFWPRNDRQTCLNAAAYAGKLGVVKLILNENPSCFNIVRSMLLIEDEYGFTPLHAAVHGGHLDVVREILKTPLKWGCLSGYEKLMTKVDQQGRCAIHIAVMKGFVNIVDEFISSMPDCVEIRSTCLKSAVHFAVLYNQLDIVKRLASENEDEISAKLFSHDCDLFGNTALHLAAMNAVDPEIVEYIVSIPNVNLNTINDKGQSPLDMAEERASQNRLDCSEIISILKDGHATRSLICQSRYERLPWQYSQEIPNQGNGNEETKILDVDILVASLIATITFASIFQVPGGIDDKGLANRSSDTIFKVFLFSNFVAFFASITVVIAWVFRERLQTKLMANRSILAKLSMLSLGTSIVSTGLAFLSANILVTIPRTNKENRIPDHKEFQMIKVAEILIAYIAPSLAIMFLSVAWLIEYNFKATNKRQSELKKQLRRVLISTLPIATIILTITFIYLIY; encoded by the exons ATGGTAAGTGAGTACAAGAAGTTTGAAAAAATGACGAGAATGGATAAAAATATCTTCCATGCTGCCAAAAAGGGCGATCTCAAAGCCCTTCAGGAGTGTAGCCGTGAGCATGTGACCCAGGGGCTTACTTTTGAAGGAAACACTGCTCTGCACATCGCTGCAAGAGGAGGACACCTGGAGGTTGTTAAATGGCTACTTGCTCTCAAGCTCTGCTCTGCTGGAGCTCGAAATCGAGATAAGAATACACCACTGCATGAAGCCGGTAAGAATGGCAATTCAGAGGTTGTCAGAATTCTGCTGAGGTATAAAAAGTGTTGCGTGTACAGGCGCAACCAGTTTGGAGAGACTGCCCTGATAATAGCTTCAGAGCACGGTCACATTGATGCAGCGAAGCTCTTGTTGGAAGCCACGCCATTGTTTCTGGTTTTCTGGCCAAGGAATGACCGTCAGACATGCCTCAACGCTGCAGCTTATGCAGGGAAATTGG GTGTGGTCAAGTTGATATTGAATGAGAATCCAAGTTGTTTCAATATAGTACGTTCCATGCTACTTATTGAGGATGAATATGGCTTTACTCCACTACATGCTGCAGTTCATGGAGGACATCTAGATGTTGTGCGTGAGATTTTAAAGACCCCATTGAAATGGGGTTGTCTGAGTGGTTATGAAAAATTAATGACAAAGGTTGATCAGCAAGGAAGATGTGCAATTCACATAGCAGTAATGAAAGGATTCGTCAATATTGTTGATGAATTCATATCATCAATGCCAGATTGTGTTGAAATCAGAAGCACTTGCCTTAAATCTGCTGTGCACTTTGCGGTACTATACAATCAACTTGACATAGTGAAAAGGCTTGCTTCTGAGAATGAGGATGAAATAAGTGCAAAATTATTCAGCCATGACTGTGACTTATTTGGCAATACAGCTTTGCATTTGGCAGCCATGAATGCAGTGGACCCTGAG ATTGTGGAATATATTGTTTCAATTCCAAATGTAAACTTGAATACTATAAATGATAAAGGCCAAAGTCCACTTGATATGGCAGAAGAGAGAGCATCCCAAAATAGGCTGGATTGTAGTGAGATTATAAGCATTCTGAAAGATGGTCATGCCACTCGAAGTTTAATTTGTCAATCTAGGTATGAACGATTGCCTTGGCAATATTCACAAGAGATTCCTAATCAAGGTAATGGCAACGAGGAGACCAAAATATTAGATGTGGACATATTGGTGGCATCACTCATTGCCACAATAACATTTGCATCTATATTTCAAGTGCCCGGTGGTATCGATGATAAAGGTCTTGCTAATAGGTCATCAGATACCATTTTCAAAGTGTTTTTATTCTCTAATTTTGTTGCCTTCTTTGCATCTATAACTGTGGTGATTGCTTGGGTTTTTCGAGAACGATTGCAAACAAAGCTGATGGCAAATAGATCAATACTGGCTAAATTATCTATGCTAAGCTTGGGAACTTCCATAGTCTCTACAGGCCTTGCTTTCTTAAGTGCAAACATTCTTGTCACGATACCTCGTACAAATAAGGAGAATCGTATTCCAGATCATAAGGAATTTCAAATGATCAAGGTTGCTGAGATCCTGATAGCATATATAGCGCCATCACTTGCAATTATGTTCTTATCAGTAGCATGGCTAATTGAATATAACTTCAAAGCAACCAATAAGCGACAATCTGAACTTAAGAAACAACTCAGACGAGTTCTTATTTCTACACTTCCAATTGCAACAATTATCCTTACTATCACTTTTATTTATCTCATATATTAA